CCGCTTTATGGCAAAGAAGCGATGTTTAATACAAAAGTAGTTCATCTTGAAGCATTTTTACAGCTTGGCCCTAATGTTTTAAATTTAACCAATACGAGCTCTAAACTTAGTTTTGGTGCTGATTTTGGCGGCGGTTTGCGTATGTGGTTATCGCGAACGTGGTCGTTGCGTTTTGATCTTAGCGAATTAGTGTATCTTCATGATGTTACTGGCAAAAGGCGAATTCGCCAAGCCATACAGCTTCGTCTCGGTATGGCAGCTACACTCGGAGGCGAAGAATGAAGCGGCCAATACTGTGGGGATTAGTAATTTTATTTCTCAGTATCAGTCGTAATGCGGCGGCTTATGATATTGAGAGTTTTAATAGAGGACCTCGTGTATTTGCGATTCAACCTAGACCATTTCATCTAGGCCATGAGTTTCAACTTGGCTTAGGCGTTTTGCCATTAAATGCCTTCTATGTTGGTATGGTACCAACAGCTAGCTACACTTATCATTTTAGTGATTTTTGGGGATGGGAAATTGCTAGTGCAGGATATTCACTTAATAAAGATACCTCGCTAGAGACTGATCTGTATAAGGATTACAGTGTCAGACCGGTAAATCATGGTGGTGATCGCATCCATTTTATTGCCACAAGCAGCCTAGTAGTGAAGCCT
The sequence above is a segment of the Deltaproteobacteria bacterium genome. Coding sequences within it:
- a CDS encoding outer membrane beta-barrel domain-containing protein: MKRPILWGLVILFLSISRNAAAYDIESFNRGPRVFAIQPRPFHLGHEFQLGLGVLPLNAFYVGMVPTASYTYHFSDFWGWEIASAGYSLNKDTSLETDLYKDYSVRPVNHGGDRIHFIATSSLVVKPLFGKLAIFNRDIVTSETFFAFGIGGVLLGKYPRPVANVGLGLRFWSTKTISWRLDLRDYLIFNQLPPENAFFISISAALNFLSSPIKPAAEVQP